A genome region from Marasmius oreades isolate 03SP1 chromosome 5, whole genome shotgun sequence includes the following:
- the SKS2 gene encoding Heat shock protein sks2 (BUSCO:EOG092617RN), which yields MSAEDVFEGAVGIDLGTTYSCVGVWQNDRVEIIANDQGNRTTPSYVAFSAEERLIGDAAKNQAAMNPRNTVFDAKRLIGRRFDDPDVKKDMTHWPFEVVEKDGSPLIKVGYLGEDKTFTPQEISSMVLIKMKEISEAKLGKTVKKAVVTVPAYFNDSQRLATKDAGAIAGLDVLRIINEPTAAAIAYGLDRQSKAEKNVLIFDLGGGTFDVSLLNISGGVFTVKATAGDTHLGGEDFDNTLLDHFKNEFKRKSKFDISDDPRALRRLRSACERAKRTLSSVTQTTVEVDSLYQGEDFSANITRARFEEINAVLFKSTLEPVEKVLKDAKMARDKVDDIVLVGGSTRIPKIQSLVSEYFGGRQLNKSINPDEAVAYGAAVQAAVLTGQTSEQTKDLLLLDVAPLSLGVAMQGDVFGVVVPRNTPIPTNKSRTFTTVEDNQTTVTFPVYEGERTQCRDNRLLGEFELTGIPPMPRGQAELVTTFEVDANGLLKVSAQDRASGRKASISITNSVGRLSSVEIDQMIKDAEQFKMADKEFSARHEAKSDLEAYIHQVEETITSPEIGMKLKRGAKTQVEAELARALEKLEIEDSSADELKKAQLGIKRALQKATAGIR from the exons ATGTCCGCTGAAGACGTCTTCGAAGGGGCCGTTGGAATTGACCTTGGTACCACCTACTC CTGTGTTGGTGTCTGGCAAAACGATCGTGTGGAGATCATTGCCAATGACC AGGGTAACCGGACAACGCCATCCTATGTCGCTTTTTCTGCCGAGGAACGTCTGATTGGCGATGCTGCTAAAAATCAGGCTGCCATGAACCCCCGTAACACGGTCTTCGACGCAAAGCGACTTATTGGCCGTCGTTTTGA TGACCCAGACGTGAAAAAG GACATGACTCATTGGCCCTTCGAAGTCGTTGAAAAGGACGGTTCTCCGTTGATCAAAGTTGGCTACCTTGGCGAGGACAAGACCTTCACTCCTCAGGAGATCTCTTCTATGGTATTGATAAAAATGAAAGAGATCTCCGAAGCCAAGCTTGGCAAGACTGTGAAGAAGGCTGTTGTCAC TGTCCCTGCCTACTTTAACGACTCTCAACGTCTTGCCACAAAAGATGCAGGTGCTATCGCAGGTCTCGATGTTCTCCGTATAATCAACGAGCCTACTGCTGCTGCCATTGCTTACGGTCTTGACCGTCAGTCAAAAGCAGAGAAGAATGTTCTCATCTTCGATCTCGGTGGAGGAACTTTTGatgtttccctcttgaacaTAAGCGGAGGTGTTTTCACTGTCAAGGCTACTGCTGGTGACACTCACTTGGGTGGTGAGGACTTTGATAACACCCTCTTGGATCACTTCAAGAACGAGTTCAAGCGGAAGTCTAAGTTCGACATTTCTGATGACCCCCGTGCTCTTAGACGTCTCCGAAGTGCCTGCGAGCGTGCCAAGAGGACCTTGTCCAGCGTCACCCAGACCACCGTTGAGGTCGACTCTTTGTACCAG GGTGAGGACTTTTCGGCAAACATCACTCGTGCTCGCTTTGAGGAGATCAATGCCGTGCTCTTCAAGTCGACTCTAGAGCCTGTCGAGAAGGTTTTGAAGGATGCTAAGATGGCCCGTGATAAGGTCGACGACATTGTTCTCGTTGGTGGTTCTACCCGTATTCCCAAAATCCAGTCTCTTGTGTCGGAATACTTTGGTGGACGTCAACTCAACAAGTCCATCAACCCTGACGAGGCTGTTGCATATGGGGCCGCTGTTCAGGCTGCAGTTCTTACCGGTCAGACCTCGGAGCAGACGAAGGACCTTCTGTTACTTGATGTCGCACCCCTCTCTCTCGGTGTTGCCATGCAAGGAGACGTCTTTGGTGTCGTTGTTCCTCGTAACACCCCTATCCCCACTAACAAGTCCAGGACATTCACTACCGTCGAGGACAACCAGACCACTGTTACTTTCCCTGT ATACGAGGGTGAACGTACACAATGCCGTGACAACCGTCTCCTTGGAGAGTTTGAGCTCACTGGTATTCCGCCTATGCCCCGTGGGCAAGCTGAACTCGTCACAACCTTCGAGGTTGACGCCAATGGTCTGTTGAAGGTTTCTGCTCAAGACCGTGCCTCGGGTCGGAAGGCTTCCATCA GCATCACAAATTCTGTTGGCCGTCTATCCTCAGTTGAGATTGACCAGATGATCAAGGATGCTGAACAATTTAAGATGGCCGACAAGGAGTTCTCAGCTCGCCACGAAGCCAAGTCCGATCTTGAGGCTTACATTCACCAAGTCGAGGAAACTATTACATCCCCAGAGATTGGCATGAAGCTTAAGCGTGGAGCTAAGACTCAGGTCGAGGCTGAACTTGCTCGTGCACTTGAGAAGTTGGAGATTGAGGACTCGTCGGCGGATGAGTTGAAGAAGGCACAACTAGGAATCAAGCGAGCGCTCCAGAAAGCGACTGCGGGCATCCggtaa
- a CDS encoding uncharacterized protein (BUSCO:EOG09263J7D) translates to MQSLRPWLINSLANIAKRSCPRTSLRYIATDAAQDLERESLETEQDWVEFQATRASFKTLAEELSQYGSTQTRNNTWKLRDSLHKPTRHTTISALLASGAHFGHASSRMDPNFMPYAYGSRAGITIIDLDHTLPLLRRAANLVRAVASADGQIVFIGTRPDLRPVVQKAAERLGSQGYHVGDRWLPGTLTNKWQMFGHEVVRSERVVPDLVVLLNPIANMNAIRECALEHVPTIGIIDSNVDPRLVMYPIPANDESTRTAELIAGVLSIAGREGVAMRIAEQKRLKEEEERMRRKEEALARRKEEERRLQSFAQD, encoded by the exons ATGCAGTCTCTTCGACCATGGCTCATAAACTCGCTTGCGAATATTGCGAAAAGGTCCTGTCCCAGAACATCTCTGCGGTATATTGCAACAGATGCAGCTCAGGATTTGGAAAGGGAATCTTTGGAAACCGAGCAAGACTGGGTCGAATTTCAGGCTACAAGAGCTTCCTTTAAAACACTGG CCGAGGAACTCAGTCAATACGGTTCAACTCAAACACGAAACAACACATGGAAGTTACGCGATTCCCTCCATAAACCGACCCGTCATACAACAATATCCGCTCTCCTTGCTTCCGGTGCACACTTCGGTCACGCTTCATCGCGAATGGACCCAAATTTCATGCCATATGCCTATGGATCACGAGCAGGAATTACAATCATCGACTTGGATCACACTTTACCTTTGCTGAGAAGAGCAGCGAACCTTGTACGAGCTGTAGCCTCCGCGGATGGGCAAATTGTCTTCATAGGAACACGGCCTGACCTGCGGCCTGTCGTGCAAAAAGCAGCGGAGCGATTGGGGTCCCAAGGTTATCACGTAGGTGACCGCTGGCTGCCCGGAACCTTGACCAATAAATGGCAAATGTTTGGCCACGAGGTTGTCAGGAGCGAGAGAGTGGTCCCGGATCTAGTTGTCCTTCTTAACCCCATTGCTAACATGAACGCTATCCGTGAATGTGCACTGGAGCATGTACCTACTATTGGGATTATCGACTCGAATGTGGACCCTCGCCTCGTTATGTACCCGATACCTGCGAACGATGAGAGTACTCGGACCGCAGAACTCATTGCCGGTGTTCTTAGCATAGCAGGGCGGGAGGGCGTTGCAATGCGGATAGCTGAACAGAAGCGgctgaaggaggaagaggaacggATGCGACGAAAAGAAGAAGCCCTCGCCAGacggaaggaagaggagcgTCGGCTTCAATCCTTTGCTCAAGATTAG